ACCGTCTCGCTGTCCGACTACCAAGGCGAACCGGTGCTGCTGTACTTCAACGAAGGCGCCGGCTGCGACGCGTGCATTCTGCAGATGGCCGCCATCGAAGACGACCCCGGGTATGCCGACGCGGGCATCAAAGTCCTCCCGATCGTGATGAACACCGCCGACCAGATCAACTCCGACCGCGAACGCCTCGAAGTCGATGCCCCGTTCCTCCTGGACGACGGCACGGTCTCCGACGCGTACGGCACCCTCGGCACCGGCATGCACGAAGGCCTTCCCGGCCACGGATTCGTGCTCATCGACGCTGACGGCAACCAGGTCTGGCAGGGCGACTACCCCTCCATGTGGATCGAGCCCGCCGAACTGCTCAAGATCGTCACTCAGGAGCTGTGACCAGGGTTCGACCGGTGCCGGACCGCCGTGGGGTGCCGATCCAACCAGGACCGGGCACCACGGAGGTCGGAGAGCCGCTCACCCGTCGTCACGCGCGAGCCGCAGCGATGACAACCGCACCAGACCGCCGGACCCGGGCCACGACAACGGCACGCAGCCTTTTCACCGTCACGATCCACGGAGCGGCGAGATCAGCGTCAAGGTATGGACGCCACACGAATGGCAGAGGTGGACGAGATCACCGAGAATTCTCCGCCGTCCGATCAGGCCGAGAAGATCCGACCGTGGCGCGGAATCTGGGCGGCCACACGCGCCGCGCTGGGGGCCTTGATGGGACTCGCCCCCCACGTCATGCACCACATCGGTCTCCTCGCCGGTGCCGCCGTGCTCTCCGGCGTCTTCGGCAACTCCGTCCTCTACATCGTCGGCCTCGCGCTCAGCATCCCCCTGCTCAACCGGCTGCGGAAACGGTTCAACACCTGGCGGGCACCACTCCTCGGGGTCCTCGTATTCACCGCCCTGTTCGCGCTATCCACCTTCGTCGTCGGACCCCTCATCAACCCTGCGGGTTCAGTACCCACACCCGAAGCGCCGACCGTCATCGACCATGAGGGGCACCACGAGTGAGCTTGTCGCGCCCCGCCGAGCGTTGACGCGACCTCGTATCCGTTGAACTCGACCGCACGCGACGGGGCCGTGTAGGCTATACCCCTAGAGGGTATAACTGGATGGAGGCGGTCGGTATGGCACACGGATATGTCGACCAAAAGCATGCACTGCTGACGCGGTTGCGTCGGGCCGAGGGACAGGTCCGCGGGATCGCGCGAATGGTGGACGAGGATGCCTACTGCATCGACATCCTCACGCAGGTCTCCGCGGCGACCAAAGCGCTGGAGTCGGTTGCACTCACGCTGCTGGAAGAGCATCTTGCCCACTGCGTCGCGCAGGCGGCGGCGGAAGGTGGGCCGGTCGCGGAGGAGAAGCTCCGCGAGGCGAACGCGGCGATTGCGCGGCTTGTCCGGTCCTGACCGGCACCTCACAACTTCCAACCAACGAATCGGCTCGCGAAAGGAGCACACAAGAATGGCTGGACCGACGTACCAGGACCTCGGGCTGCAGGAGACGCGCGGCGGCGGATGCGCCTGCTGCACTCCCAACTCTCACGCGGCGGACGCGCCGACGGCGCCGGAACGTGAGGCCGTCACGCGTTCGGTTTCTGCAGAGTTCCTGGTGGTGGGGATGACGTGCGGTCACTGCGTCCGCAGCGTCACCGAAGAGGTCACAGCCATCGACGGAGTCTCCGAAGTGGCGGTCTCCCTCAATGCGAACGGCGTCTCGACGCTGACCGTGTCGAGCGCGATCCCGCTTGAGCGCGGTCTGGTGCGAGCCGCCGTCGAAGAGGCGGGATACCACCTCGCGCCGACCTCATGAGCACTGTCGATGTCGACCTCGACA
The DNA window shown above is from Microbacterium laevaniformans and carries:
- a CDS encoding peroxiredoxin family protein, whose translation is MTSGSATKRARAEITAHAAADQAANKSATRRRRIVRWSIGGVATIAAVAVGTAALLSAAPEESAATRTAPGFTLPASDGSTVSLSDYQGEPVLLYFNEGAGCDACILQMAAIEDDPGYADAGIKVLPIVMNTADQINSDRERLEVDAPFLLDDGTVSDAYGTLGTGMHEGLPGHGFVLIDADGNQVWQGDYPSMWIEPAELLKIVTQEL
- a CDS encoding CPP1-like family protein, yielding MDATRMAEVDEITENSPPSDQAEKIRPWRGIWAATRAALGALMGLAPHVMHHIGLLAGAAVLSGVFGNSVLYIVGLALSIPLLNRLRKRFNTWRAPLLGVLVFTALFALSTFVVGPLINPAGSVPTPEAPTVIDHEGHHE
- a CDS encoding heavy-metal-associated domain-containing protein; protein product: MAGPTYQDLGLQETRGGGCACCTPNSHAADAPTAPEREAVTRSVSAEFLVVGMTCGHCVRSVTEEVTAIDGVSEVAVSLNANGVSTLTVSSAIPLERGLVRAAVEEAGYHLAPTS
- a CDS encoding metal-sensitive transcriptional regulator → MAHGYVDQKHALLTRLRRAEGQVRGIARMVDEDAYCIDILTQVSAATKALESVALTLLEEHLAHCVAQAAAEGGPVAEEKLREANAAIARLVRS